A window of Myxococcales bacterium contains these coding sequences:
- a CDS encoding response regulator, giving the protein MRTKTGESMSPTTTDDWDDDESPRTVRSQRLDRARILIADDDGEMRRVVVDTLHSDGYEVRQAASGRALLETVSRIDTHAFPMDGVDLVLLDHRMPGMTGLDAVRTLRGCERRVPVILMTAYPDARLEDEAKTLDVTVLPKPFTRAELSRTVLAKLLGRTPSPRAEG; this is encoded by the coding sequence GTGAGGACCAAGACCGGAGAGAGCATGAGCCCGACCACGACCGACGACTGGGACGACGACGAATCACCGCGGACCGTTCGCTCCCAGCGGCTCGACCGTGCACGGATCCTCATCGCGGACGACGACGGGGAGATGCGACGTGTCGTCGTCGATACGCTCCACTCCGATGGGTACGAGGTCCGACAGGCGGCCTCCGGACGAGCGCTCCTCGAGACCGTGAGCCGCATCGATACGCACGCGTTCCCTATGGACGGCGTCGATCTCGTGCTCCTCGACCACCGCATGCCCGGCATGACCGGGCTCGACGCCGTCAGGACCCTGCGTGGGTGCGAGCGACGAGTCCCGGTGATTCTGATGACGGCGTACCCCGACGCGCGCCTCGAGGACGAGGCGAAGACCCTCGACGTCACGGTGCTCCCGAAGCCGTTCACGCGCGCCGAGCTGAGCCGGACCGTGCTCGCCAAGCTCCTGGGGCGGACGCCATCGCCTCGCGCGGAAGGGTGA
- a CDS encoding sigma-54-dependent Fis family transcriptional regulator, whose translation MTERILVVDDDTDFCAELARTLGRRGYEATTSVDPDEALALARDGDFDLVLTDLRIGRKSGIELCRRIASVRPDVPVVVVTGFGSMEAAVETLRAGAFDFMTKPFSPAQLELAVKRALDKRRLEREVKRLRSEVAGARPSSRVVGRSRPILDVLELVARVSSTDATVLVTGESGTGKELVARAIHESSARASGPFVAINCAALPEALLESELFGHTKGAFTDAKTTKRGLFLEAERGTLFLDEIGEMPLTMQAKILRALEDRAVRPVGGSAEIPFDARVVTATNRDLETCVAERTFREDLYYRINVVHIELPPLRSRGDDVLMLATTFLSRFAERHGKKVSSISPAVAERLVSYPWPGNVRELQNAIERAVALARLDELCLDDLPPRIRDHRSTNVLVAADDPSELCTMEEVERRYIARVMEAVGGSKSEAAKVLGLDRSTLYRKLERYRIGSSGA comes from the coding sequence ATGACCGAACGCATCCTCGTCGTCGACGACGACACCGATTTTTGCGCCGAGCTCGCGCGCACGCTCGGGAGGCGGGGCTACGAAGCCACGACCTCCGTCGACCCGGACGAAGCGCTCGCCCTCGCCCGCGACGGGGACTTCGACCTCGTCCTCACCGACCTACGAATCGGCCGAAAGTCGGGCATCGAGCTCTGTCGCCGCATCGCGAGCGTCCGTCCCGACGTCCCCGTGGTGGTCGTCACCGGCTTCGGCTCGATGGAGGCGGCCGTGGAGACCCTCCGCGCCGGGGCCTTCGACTTCATGACCAAGCCGTTCTCTCCGGCCCAGCTCGAGCTGGCCGTGAAGCGCGCGCTCGACAAACGAAGGCTCGAACGCGAGGTCAAACGGCTGCGCAGCGAGGTCGCCGGGGCGCGGCCCTCGTCGCGGGTGGTCGGCCGGAGCCGCCCGATCCTCGACGTGCTCGAGCTCGTCGCGCGGGTGTCCTCGACCGACGCGACCGTGCTCGTCACGGGCGAGAGCGGCACGGGCAAAGAGCTCGTCGCGCGGGCGATCCACGAGTCGAGCGCGCGAGCGAGCGGCCCCTTCGTGGCCATCAACTGCGCCGCGTTGCCCGAGGCGCTCCTCGAGAGCGAGCTCTTCGGCCACACGAAGGGCGCCTTCACCGACGCCAAGACGACCAAACGAGGGCTCTTCCTCGAAGCCGAACGAGGCACTCTCTTCCTCGACGAGATCGGCGAAATGCCCCTCACCATGCAGGCGAAGATCCTCCGCGCCCTCGAAGATCGGGCCGTGAGGCCCGTGGGAGGGAGCGCCGAGATCCCGTTCGACGCCCGCGTCGTCACGGCGACGAACCGCGATCTCGAGACGTGCGTCGCCGAGCGAACCTTCCGCGAGGATCTCTACTACCGCATCAACGTCGTCCACATCGAGCTCCCGCCGCTCCGGAGCCGAGGCGACGACGTGCTGATGCTCGCGACGACGTTCCTCTCCCGCTTCGCCGAACGCCACGGCAAGAAGGTCTCGTCGATCTCCCCCGCCGTCGCGGAGCGGCTCGTCTCGTACCCGTGGCCGGGCAACGTTCGCGAGCTGCAGAACGCGATCGAGCGCGCCGTGGCGCTCGCGAGGCTCGACGAGCTGTGCCTCGACGATCTCCCTCCGCGCATCCGGGATCACCGGTCGACGAACGTGCTGGTGGCGGCCGACGACCCGAGCGAGCTCTGCACGATGGAGGAGGTCGAGCGGCGGTACATCGCGCGCGTCATGGAGGCCGTGGGCGGCTCCAAGTCCGAGGCCGCGAAGGTCCTGGGCCTCGACCGCTCCACGCTCTACCGCAAGCTCGAGCGGTACCGGATCGGGTCGTCCGGAGCCTGA
- a CDS encoding ABC transporter ATP-binding protein, translating to MSLSSPFPHLSAPGVRNPLPVRVGLAEECLVDLLRCAAAACKREVTDRQIADALEGREPLRRRLSRAATALGMRLSSVTLTVSEAIDHSDDASPLFAVVGEREFLGLAGGEGDRARVLDRGGNVSLLAYDVAAKKLGLVGSNDEAVFFAFEPVALDGEIHGEHGHHVTPWQRLAALVTMERADLGAVVVYGVLVGVASLAVPVTAQALVGSVAMGTLLQPVVVLSTVLAAVLVFSAAVRVAQVKLVERLQERVFVHTAVRLAHRLTAARRDAFGNEHGPEQVNRFFDVLTIQKAAAALLLDGLAIALQLVVGLTLLAFYHPILLAFDVVLVGALVAIVWLLGRSAVETAIDESKAKYRVAAWLEEIAAKPNVFRGQSGSRLADQRSDALLRAYLEARRAHFAVVLRQTIGVLGLHAFASAAVLGIGAALVIGQKLTLGQLVAAEIVVNTVVAGIAKLGKYLESTYDLLAAVDKIGHLDDLSEERRDGAPLEHDAHFEVSVETGDVSLLVAPGERVGLSGSASERRAIFEALYGANDDVPPRVDGVPASELSLRAYRDAVVLVQGPEIFGGSVLENIRAGRDNVSIADARRALRTVGLDDAVSRLPHGVHTELRTDGAPLSADEATCLTFARALAARPRLLLVDGAFDNLPPALRAKLADAATNVGSSLVLATHDPAILARCDRVVGPTLSPSSHAQEMR from the coding sequence ATGTCGCTCTCGTCCCCCTTTCCGCACCTCTCGGCCCCGGGCGTCCGCAACCCTCTCCCCGTCCGTGTCGGGCTCGCCGAGGAGTGCCTCGTGGACCTTCTTCGGTGCGCCGCGGCCGCCTGCAAACGCGAAGTGACGGACCGCCAGATCGCCGATGCCCTCGAGGGCAGAGAGCCCCTCCGGCGGCGCCTGTCACGAGCCGCGACGGCCCTCGGGATGCGGCTCTCCTCCGTCACGTTGACGGTCAGCGAAGCCATCGACCATTCCGACGACGCTTCACCGCTCTTCGCCGTCGTCGGCGAACGCGAGTTCCTCGGCCTCGCCGGGGGCGAAGGGGACCGGGCGCGCGTGCTCGATCGCGGAGGAAACGTCTCCCTCCTTGCCTACGACGTAGCCGCCAAGAAGCTCGGGCTCGTAGGGTCGAACGACGAAGCCGTCTTCTTCGCCTTCGAACCCGTGGCTCTCGACGGCGAGATCCACGGCGAACACGGTCACCACGTGACCCCGTGGCAGAGGCTCGCCGCGCTCGTCACGATGGAGCGCGCCGACCTCGGCGCGGTCGTCGTCTACGGGGTTCTCGTCGGCGTCGCGTCGCTCGCCGTCCCCGTGACTGCGCAGGCGCTCGTCGGATCCGTCGCGATGGGGACCTTGCTCCAACCCGTGGTGGTGCTGTCGACGGTGCTCGCCGCGGTGCTCGTGTTCTCGGCCGCCGTTCGCGTGGCACAGGTGAAGCTCGTCGAGCGCCTCCAGGAGCGCGTCTTCGTCCACACCGCCGTACGCCTCGCACATCGTCTCACCGCAGCACGGCGCGACGCGTTCGGCAACGAGCACGGCCCCGAGCAGGTGAACCGCTTCTTCGACGTGCTCACCATCCAGAAGGCCGCGGCGGCCCTTCTGCTCGACGGCCTGGCGATCGCTCTCCAGCTGGTCGTCGGCCTAACCCTGCTCGCGTTCTACCACCCGATCCTGCTCGCCTTCGACGTCGTCCTCGTCGGCGCTCTCGTCGCGATCGTATGGCTCTTGGGTCGAAGCGCGGTCGAGACCGCGATCGACGAGTCGAAGGCCAAGTACCGCGTCGCCGCGTGGCTCGAAGAGATCGCCGCCAAACCGAACGTCTTCCGAGGTCAGTCCGGGTCCCGCCTCGCAGACCAAAGGAGCGACGCGCTCCTCCGCGCGTACCTCGAGGCGCGTCGCGCCCACTTCGCCGTCGTGCTCCGTCAGACCATCGGGGTGCTCGGGCTGCACGCCTTCGCGAGCGCGGCCGTGCTCGGGATCGGTGCGGCCCTCGTCATCGGTCAGAAGCTCACGCTCGGGCAGCTCGTGGCGGCGGAGATCGTCGTCAACACCGTGGTCGCCGGGATCGCGAAGCTCGGCAAGTACCTCGAGTCGACCTACGATCTCCTGGCGGCGGTCGACAAGATCGGCCACCTCGACGACCTCTCGGAGGAGCGTCGTGACGGCGCCCCCCTCGAGCACGACGCCCACTTCGAGGTCTCCGTCGAGACGGGGGACGTGAGCTTGCTCGTCGCGCCCGGAGAGCGGGTCGGTCTATCGGGGTCGGCGAGCGAAAGGCGAGCCATCTTCGAGGCGCTCTACGGCGCGAACGACGACGTGCCGCCTCGCGTCGACGGGGTCCCCGCGAGCGAGCTCTCGCTCCGCGCCTACCGCGACGCCGTGGTCCTCGTCCAAGGGCCCGAGATCTTCGGCGGCTCCGTGCTCGAGAACATCCGCGCGGGGCGGGACAACGTCTCGATCGCCGACGCCAGGAGGGCGCTCCGAACCGTCGGGCTCGACGACGCGGTCTCCCGGCTGCCCCATGGAGTGCACACGGAGCTCCGTACCGACGGCGCGCCGCTCTCGGCCGACGAGGCCACCTGCCTCACCTTCGCACGCGCCCTCGCCGCCCGTCCCCGCCTCCTCCTCGTAGACGGCGCCTTCGACAACCTTCCGCCGGCCCTTCGAGCGAAGCTCGCCGACGCCGCGACGAACGTGGGATCTAGCCTCGTCCTGGCCACGCACGACCCGGCGATCCTCGCCCGCTGCGATCGCGTCGTCGGACCTACCCTCTCCCCCTCGAGCCACGCCCAGGAGATGCGATGA